The following proteins are encoded in a genomic region of Candidatus Bathyarchaeota archaeon:
- a CDS encoding transcriptional regulator, giving the protein MSRRNNLVHQALQLIVNTGDHGVLQSELWRKLSASSREGSRIALKLENKGFIRRERELFSGRWTYRLYPKRRPTSINSIIDCPCLMCPEAFRCGAWSSISPNKCEKLTEWILGLMQNGTNPSGDS; this is encoded by the coding sequence ATGTCAAGACGCAACAATCTGGTACACCAAGCATTACAGTTGATTGTAAACACGGGAGACCACGGTGTGCTCCAGTCTGAACTTTGGAGAAAGCTGAGCGCCAGTAGCAGAGAAGGTTCTCGAATAGCGCTGAAACTGGAAAACAAAGGATTCATTCGGCGGGAACGTGAACTTTTCAGTGGACGATGGACGTATCGGCTGTATCCGAAGAGGCGACCAACATCTATAAACTCCATAATTGACTGTCCCTGCTTGATGTGCCCCGAAGCTTTTCGATGCGGAGCATGGAGCTCAATTTCACCTAACAAATGCGAAAAATTAACCGAATGGATTCTAGGTCTTATGCAAAACGGAACGAATCCTTCGGGTGACAGTTGA
- a CDS encoding rhomboid family intramembrane serine protease codes for MKKNYLLILLCILVSVFAWTIEDQNIVKQFLMFSGDNFFEGKVWTSVTALFVHGDLTHLIGNMFFLYVFGNTLEDVVGAKKTMAVFFFGGISSFLLSLLFYQPDILMIGASAAIFTLTAVVMLTKPLKFSMLFMLPVGLVAIIYFVYNLIAVYYEVGGNVAYASHIIGFILGIPFGMALSPKWARNLLITMALLILYVAVTLALRTFFSFSLPGPF; via the coding sequence ATGAAGAAAAATTATCTGCTGATACTTCTATGCATCCTAGTCAGCGTCTTCGCTTGGACCATTGAAGATCAAAACATTGTGAAACAATTTTTAATGTTCAGCGGAGACAACTTTTTCGAAGGAAAGGTTTGGACATCCGTCACAGCACTGTTTGTCCATGGCGACCTCACCCACTTGATCGGTAACATGTTCTTCCTTTACGTGTTTGGAAACACGCTGGAGGATGTAGTCGGCGCGAAGAAGACAATGGCAGTGTTCTTTTTCGGCGGAATTTCTTCGTTTCTACTAAGCCTCCTCTTCTACCAGCCAGACATCCTCATGATAGGGGCTTCCGCAGCCATTTTCACTCTGACCGCGGTAGTGATGCTCACTAAACCCCTGAAATTCTCTATGCTGTTCATGTTACCCGTAGGACTCGTGGCAATAATATACTTCGTCTACAACCTAATTGCCGTTTATTACGAAGTAGGAGGCAATGTGGCCTATGCATCCCACATCATCGGCTTCATCCTCGGGATTCCGTTTGGAATGGCATTGAGCCCAAAATGGGCAAGAAATCTACTCATCACAATGGCTCTACTTATACTGTACGTCGCTGTCACGTTAGCGCTTAGAACGTTTTTCTCTTTCAGCCTTCCAGGTCCATTCTAA
- a CDS encoding RlmE family RNA methyltransferase: MILPKAWVRERKKEYYYRKAKEEKYRSRATYKLLQAVKKYRFIKLGDVVVDLGAAPGGWIQACRKIAGDNGFVLGVDLEQIQPFDSSNVRTIVGDVTDPQTIQQIKEFLPHPADVVVSDVSPNVSGVWELDHARQIDLARYSLQIATSILKPKGNFFAKVFEGDMLNDFVKEVKQHFAFVKLVKPKASRARSAELYIIGMRLRQAR, from the coding sequence TTGATTTTGCCGAAGGCGTGGGTTAGAGAACGGAAGAAAGAATATTATTATCGGAAGGCAAAAGAGGAAAAATACCGTTCCCGTGCAACTTACAAACTTCTTCAAGCTGTAAAGAAGTATCGGTTCATCAAGCTTGGTGATGTGGTGGTGGATTTAGGTGCGGCTCCAGGCGGTTGGATACAAGCATGTCGAAAAATCGCCGGTGACAACGGCTTTGTCCTAGGAGTTGACCTTGAGCAAATCCAGCCGTTTGATTCATCTAACGTTCGCACCATTGTTGGCGACGTGACAGACCCTCAAACAATCCAGCAGATTAAAGAGTTTTTGCCACATCCAGCTGATGTCGTAGTTTCCGACGTTTCACCGAACGTTTCCGGAGTTTGGGAACTCGACCACGCCAGACAAATCGACCTCGCTCGATATTCTTTACAAATTGCCACTTCCATTCTCAAGCCTAAAGGAAACTTTTTTGCAAAGGTTTTTGAAGGCGACATGCTTAACGACTTTGTAAAAGAGGTCAAACAACATTTCGCATTTGTTAAACTGGTCAAACCAAAAGCTAGCAGAGCGAGAAGCGCAGAACTATATATTATTGGAATGCGTCTTCGACAAGCTAGGTAG